The Anabrus simplex isolate iqAnaSimp1 chromosome 5, ASM4041472v1, whole genome shotgun sequence sequence CTGTACAAgtgtcaagaatgtaataacacgTTATCGCGAACTGTTGATCTCGAAAGACACAATTGCATCCACTCAGAGATGAGACTACACAGGTGTACAAAATGCAGTAACACGttctcacgaaacaaactaggaattAACCTATATAATAATGCTCCTCAGGACCTGCTCTCCTGATGAGTTAAACCGTGcattgtccctgcattgcaggaggccataggcCTTAGGATATTTACaaggctattatttatttatttatttatttatttatttatttatttatttatttatttatttatttatttatttatttattttacttcttcAAAACATGAGCTGTGTGTGCTGCCAACAGTTAGTTGATCAAACTATCTCCGTGACTAAAATCATTATCGTTACGAAATACGTACATTGTACAAGTAACACCGCTTTTTGTTGACAGCAAATATTGACTTTCGTAACCAATCGTAACTGAGCAAATTACTGTGTGGAAGTACCATTACTCTCATTTGACTATACTTTATTCGCTTCTTTCCCGATTGCATAATTTAATAAAAAGTGTACAGGATGTCCATATTGACACAGGGTAAAATATTTGGTTCACTCTAGTGTGAACTAGGCAGGTAAAAACAGTGCAAAAATGTATTGAAGTTCCATTATAAATAGGTAGGAATAGTCACTGCTCTTCACCAGTCGTCCACCAACGAAGAGTTCACCATGAAGGCATTTGTGTGCTTCTCCGCAGCTCTCTTGCTTTTGGTAAGGAATATTctaattaacacacacacacacatatatatatgccAACATAATATACTCTGGAAGTTTTCTGGGTTGAGTGGTTTAATAGGAACCCCCTCGGCTTACCATAAATGCCGTGGCTTTGCTTCCCTATCAGGAAGTTaacaaatttagaaacgagatttccacttctgcgtAAGCTCGTAGCCCTGATGTTAGCCTATAAAAatatgagtactaggttaattccttctatttatttttataagttgctttacgtcgcaccgacacagatagaccttatggtgacgatgaaccACGAAAGGGCTAgacatgggaaggaagtggcctttgccttcattaaggtacagccccagcattttcgtggtgtgaaaattggaaaccactgaaaaccatcttcaggactgccgacagtggtgttcgaacccactgtctcccgaatactggataccagccgcacttaagagactgcagctaccaAGATCTGtgggttaattcctaggggcaaagacgTTTAATGCCACTTACGGGCGGTGGAACCTGTTACCTAGGCCTACCGCAAATTCGAGCGCTTTTATGTTATGTACGGAGATTGTTTtctcttaaatattttaatatCAGATACAACTTACAGGCACTGCCATGGAAGCAGTTTAGGTAATGATTCCTTACCCATCCCACgaaagttgtggtggtggtggtgattattgttttaagaggaagtacaactaggctaccatcttctattaacactaatcagaactaaaagaatggaagggttccgacacttcgaaaatgaaggtatcggccaaaggaagacaagaacaACGAACGGCGTGAAATCAAATTCGATCGGGTAGTCGTAGTCGCTAAGCCACGTTAcaaagttaagagctcctgggagcccgtttagtcacctcttacgacaggcagaacatgccgtgggtgttattcaaccgcccccacccatagggggacatCCCGCGAAAAGCAGGTTTGAGATCCAATATAGCGTGGATCACACTACATCACAGAACATTGGGCGAATTGCCACACCAGAACATTCTATATTTGAGAAAGGATAAGACTGGAATTAGTGAACAATAATGTGCCTAACTAACACGCTTAATTCAGGTGTGGCGAGAGACGAAACCATTGGTGTACACTGGATAGGCCATTGGTCCGGACGGAGCTGGACAGAGCACAGTGGGAATACCTTCACATGTAGTGCGAATTCTCCTTTTAGATATCTGAATATTTTGGAATCAGTACACTAAGAGGCAAGGTATTTTAATACCatctggttaattccgctgactcgGGAACTGGTTACTTTTGTTCGTCCCAAGACAAAAAgggttgacgtctggaagggcatccgcccgttaCACAAAGCCTGGTTCACATCtacgacacagttctcacccacgACCCGAGTGGGGTGCAGCAAAACTCGCGGTAGAAGAGGAACAAGAAGAACACGTATAGGGAGTTATAACTAAGCTACAGTATGTAGTATGATCAAATAAAATCCTTTATTCCTTTTTCACAAGCCCTGCAGTCGACCCTCAGAAGAAATGGCTTCCAGTTCCTTTCTGATAATTGTAACTGGTGTCGCTGACGTCACCGTCATTGTTGGAAAAAGTAATGAATCGGCTTTATTACCCGCCAGCAGAACCATGGCGCAGTTTAAGGAATTTGAAGTGGAACTTAACATCGAAAAGAGCAGGGGAATTAGTATCAAACAAGGCCGTCTGATTTACAGTTTGTAGTTTCCCCTGGGAATGAAATAATCTGTCTTATAAGAGGAGAAACAGTTTATTACCTAGGCGTAAACTTTCCGAATGAAAAGTCTTTAATTCTCCTATCACATTAAAGATTCTAAAAACAAATCTCGAACTGCTCATTTCATCACCCCTACGTCTGgttcagtggctaaatggttagcgttctagcCTTTGGTCCGGGAGGTCCtggattcgaatcccagccagatcggggattctaaccttaatGCGATGGGTATGTGTATGTCGTTTCCATcatttagaattcatcatatgtagggtcccattctcataaaagcgcaagtcgcctatacggtgtcaactcgaaagacctgaatcaggcctcttcggaggccacacatcaTTTATTATCCCCCCTTCTTCAAGCTGATCCGAAATTTGTCGTCATTAACACCGCATTACGCCCGAGGCGtaacaccaccatcaccaccaaatAACATTCCATGTGAGTTTATTAGTGATGATGATATGATGGCCAGAGATGCTCTTAAGGATTTGTTACAGCTACCTGCAAACATGGCAAATGACGCAATATATACAGATACGAAGTTCATGGGCTTTGGTTTATCTACATTTTTAAGAAGCAAGCATATGGACACAAAAAATTATCATTTGTTTCACCAATAGGTACATAGGTACATGGATAACGAACACTTGTATGGTACTCTGACTTGATGGGAGGCTGAAAATGATCTAGGAAGAAATTAaaaatgctattattattaatttattattattaataataataatttatatcccATTAACTCTTGTTACGGTTTTCGTAGCCCAGGAAGAGCccgaattttgtctcgcaggagttgttttacgtgccagtaaatctaccgagcaccaatttgggctcagaaggtcaacaCTCTACCGCCTGATTTACTCAGATCGACTTAGGTAACAAAAGTCACATTAAATTAATAGACGTCACCATCGAAGAATAGTGTATACATGATAATCTAAGTATTCCCTTCTAGTGAATGTAAAGGGAAGGAGAGGATTGGATTTAAGGAGCATGATGGCTGCGCGGTTCTGGTTACGTAGATCTGAGCTTGCACTTGAGAGATGGGAAGTTCAGAACCCACTGTCAGCtgttctgaagatgatttttccactttcacataaggcaaatgcttaTGTTCCTTAATCTGAGGGTCTTTTGTGTTGAACTTTACTTACTTTTACGTTCCGAGTGATGAAATGTTATCTGTGTAAAATATCAACTGtctaaacagacaaacaaacaaacaaacaaacaaacaaacaaacaaacaaacaaacaaacaaaccatagTGAATCAGCCCGATGTGCCTTGACCTGcaaagcgaccgctcctcagctcaAATGGCCTGCAGATTTAAGGTCACACGTGGTCGGCACAATGAGgattcgttattcttggctttctagaccggggtcactattTTACCGTCAACAGTTCCTGATTTATGATCACGTAGGCTTTGTGGACCTCTAACCAGTCCTCAGACCAAGGTGAAAATCCCTGATCTGGGCGAAAGTCGTACCTGAGGCCTCCGAGGGAAAGGCAGGCACGCTGTTGAAGACCACCCTTGTAAAATAGTCTCTTCTTACGTTTCCTCATGCGTTTCAGGTTGTGACCTTCTGCAATTGTAATGAGGAGGAAGCAACTGGCAATGGGGAGGCTGGTACTGAGTTTGGGGTCAATGGTGATGCCGAGGCAGGTGGTGCTGGTGGAGCGGATGAAGCTGATGCAGGAGCAGGAGCAGGAGCTGGAATGAACGCAGAAATGGATGTCACTGGAGCTGCAGGAGCTGGACGCTAAGATCAGGTATAATCCGTCCCTTACTGGAGTAAAGGATTGGTCCGCTATAGATTTACTTAATTTGGGCTGGAGTAAATCGTGAATTTGAAATCTCATGTCAGATTTCAGATCGCCTCAACTCTCTCCATGCTTCAGCCTATACAATAATGCAACTGAAtactcattcattcatttcgtTTCGTCCAACTAAAAACCATGTCGTTTAAACTATCTCCTTCCCCGGGCTTCAACATTTAACCAGTACTCCCGCATTCGTTGTCGGtattgttcctttctttctttctttctttctttctttctttctttctttcttcggtccACGCCTTCCCCGTTTTCAGCTTTGGCTTTTCTTGGAAATTCTTGTGGTTTTGATTTTTTTCCTTAAGTGGGTTGCGCTACTGGATAGCATTatgtgtgatgcccacctcttgtaAATCTCTTCTATCTCACTGAACCAGGTCCCTTCTGCCTTCTTATCTTGGAAGTAGGAAAAGGTCCGCCTGGTTGACCTTGGATTTGACCAAACAAATCAGTACTTCTCTACCGCATTGTATTGGTTATCTTTCTATATTCACCTTTGTCTCTGATGGGGACTTGATTAATTATTCAGTAATGGCCAGTTTAGCTGATTGAGGGACTTGGAAGCCAAGTGGTTCACAAATCTTCATAATCCATCAATTTAAATTCATACACATTCTCGAATAGAGCATTTCTGAAGTTTGAGATTAGCTCCTTTCTAGCCATTGATCCTCGCTTTTAAACTAAGTTAATTACTTTTTAAAAGAATGAGTTGGTGTCATGAAATTTCAGAGCTCTGCAAATTGACGTGACTCTCCACAGATGTATTGTAAAGAGTCAAAAGCAAATGGTATTCAATTGTCACGTTAAACACTTGGAACATTTTAATGCTGCACCTTAGGCAAGATTGGAAACAAGAGGTCAAAAAAAACCGACCGCGACACTAAGACCAGGCAACAACAATCAATGACTAAAATGACTAAAATAATTATTCATTGCATTAGATATGAGGTCTCTGATATGTTTGAAGGTGACTGCTTTGTGGAACAAGATTTAAAAACAAGAGTATTTTGGAATATAAGGCGTCACATTAGTCATTTCATCACAAAATACTTGACTTGtaataatgttatagctacaaAAACGGACCTCCTATTAATGATTTTGTTATAGGTTCCATGGACTTGatctgtttttaaaaaaaatacttcctTTTTCTTGGAATATACATACGCTGGGAATGAACTTCGATTTCGATGACTTTTCTTAAATATATTAAGCAAATATAGTTACAACAGTTGCACACAATTTGTGAAAAtctttacaaatttttctttcttcaCAATTGGTTCAGATATAAGCCATCTTACTGATATTCCTCTTCTTCTCCACTGGCATACGGGCTCCCTGTGTCCTCCTCCAAATCCATTTCTTATGGATCCAAGACGACAGAATCGCTCCTTCTCCTACGGAGCCTACTTCTCCTGCTATTCTCAGAAGGCTTCTTCCCACATAGTCATTTTCTCTCCCCGTGACGTGGCAAAATCATCTTATATTTGACGCTGGTCACCTGTACTCAGACCAGAATAGTTTCATTTCTGATCATATTCTTCCTTCACAAACTGCATGCCCGTAGCAGCATTCTCATTCCTGCCATCTCCAACTTTCTCTTAGAGGCTTTTCTCTTTGGCTCTGTTTCCAAACCATGCGTTAGGCAGTATGAACCATTCTCTATAAATACAACCCTTGAGTTTTGATGGTATCCTCTTGTCGAACATAATTCCCGTAGTTGCTCTCCATTCATATCAGGTAAAATGGAATCTTATCTCAATTTCTGTTAAACTATCATACTGCATCATTTAGCCAAGATATCAGAAGATTTCTGTTAATGGCACAGGTTTCCCAGTCCAATTATTCCACGTCTGCCAACCAGCTGTCTTACTGATCATTTTATACCAGGCggttcgcgagcgccgtactttatACTTATaactgtcccgcatgcacaaaatgttgaatgggatgtctactaactgattttcacaggggcactactgccagcaggcaggttacgtcagaatatgaagagataacaaccgaacGGTCGCTCGCAGTATGTTCCTCAGCACCACCCATCTAATGCAACTCATTGGAtgcgaccgcatagtactaggctggtgtatgcacTAGTGTACAGCAGCGCTACATTTGCTGTCTGTATATCGGCAATGACTAGTGTGTTCagtaacgacgaatacacagacttcattttaatctgtggagaatctggtgagaatgcagccgaagctccaaacagaagaCTACCTTCTTCACACGTATATCGCCGAACAGTACTAGTTTCTGTTTCATACAAActactcttttatagagtggaatgtctacacgtgtacaaattaataatttattaaattttattttctgcacctttggcgtatttacaaatgcaccctgttatggagcgtgtgcagtaaaatgactgctatttgtttcacaacctccacaatacagcacgttgtagcgctccttcgaaaataaatgattaggcatcccatgcatcactagtgtaTGCAGGACCATTGtacgtagaaagtacggcgttcgcgagccgcctggtataattTGTTCATAGAAAACTCCACGTTCTTACATATTTGACAGAGTTGTACAAAATAAATGGTAATTTTATTTTCTGATGATCTTTCTCTCTGGGTTACAGGTTCTCCAGATGTAAATCAACAGAAATACTTTCGGCGACTTCTCTAACTGTTGATTTCTCGACGTCTGTATGCGGCTCTATTTTAATGaataaaaattaacaatattttgagaaagaatttatttatttttcattttgattATAACATTGGTAACCTCAATAATGATCTGGACATTTGTGTGGCATTAGGTGAAAGGTTGCAGCCGTTCTGAATTTGTACCCTTTAATGGCATCAAAACTGATATTCATTTGGACACACTGTAGGGATAAGTAATTAATATTGTGGGATAGATATTGACTGCAAGATCAGAGAAATTGAACAAGCAATTAGCTGTGAAGGGCCAAGAGTTCTCACCACTCCTTCAAAGACATGCTAACATCTGACAAACCAGTGACGGGTAGTACTGATTTATACTAATGTCTTCTTGATACTCCTGaacttttcccaattacttgaagTAGCACTATTTGTGGTTTAGGGCAACTTTTAAGGTCacatgactttcatgacgtcaagcCAATGCAgtgagatgtattcact is a genomic window containing:
- the LOC137500964 gene encoding glycine-rich protein 1-like, whose translation is MKAFVCFSAALLLLVVTFCNCNEEEATGNGEAGTEFGVNGDAEAGGAGGADEADAGAGAGAGMNAEMDVTGAAGAGR